One genomic window of Arachis stenosperma cultivar V10309 chromosome 10, arast.V10309.gnm1.PFL2, whole genome shotgun sequence includes the following:
- the LOC130956685 gene encoding secreted RxLR effector protein 161-like — protein MLAAKSATTPMNYSSQLSKSIGTRLETNNEYRRLIGCLLYLANTRSEISYAVDKLSQFLECLTNKHFEACLRVLRYLKSSPARGLFFSTKSNLKVIGYSDSDWAACPDSRRPVTSYCFFLRISLITWKSNKQNVVTTSSAKAEYKALAASTCEAQWIRFIMNELKFSPMKPIAIYCDSQTALHIAANSMFHEKTKYIEADCHIICDKAKEQVIKLLPIKFAEQAADILTKALIPKLFNSCHRKFRLLNIHVPDLRKGVT, from the coding sequence ATGCTAGCTGCCAAGAGTGCCACAACTCCAATGAATTACTCCAGTCAACTATCAAAATCAATAGGAACAAGGTTAGAGACCAACAATGAATATCGAAGATTAATTGGGTGCCTACTCTACTTAGCAAATACAAGATCTGAAATCAGCTATGCAGTCGACAAGTTAAGCCAATTTTTGGAATGTCTCACTAACAAACACTTCGAAGCTTGCCTAAGAGTACTAAGATACTTGAAATCCTCCCCAGCACGAGGCCTATTTTTTTCCACCAAGTCCAATCTTAAAGTAATTGGCTATTCGGATAGCGATTGGGCTGCATGTCCCGATTCGAGAAGGCCAGTAACGAGCTATTGCTTCTTCCTGAGAATAAGTTTGATAACATGGAAGAGCAATAAGCAAAATGTGGTGACCACATCATCAGCAAAAGCTGAGTACAAAGCTCTCGCGGCATCAACATGTGAAGCCCAGTGGATACGTTTCATCATGAATGAGCtcaaattttcaccaatgaaGCCAATAGCCATCTACTGCGACAGCCAGACAGCATTACACATAGCTGCTAATTCAATGTTTCACGAGAAAACAAAGTATATAGAAGCGGATTGTCACATCATTTGCGACAAAGCCAAGGAACAAGTGATCAAACTACTGCCTATTAAGTTTGCAGAGCAAGCTGCAGATATCCTCACTAAAGCATTGATTCCCAAGTTATTTAATTCATGTCATCGCAAGTTCAGGCTCCTCAACATACATGTGCCTGACTTGAGGAAAGGCGTGACTTGA